The sequence agagcaaaAGATGGCAAGAGCATTAGACATCATATTGTTGTGTTCATGGCTGTTCTTTACATGCATTGCCCAGGCCCAAACTGGACCTATTGATGTCACTCAACTTGGCGCAAAACCAGATGGCAGTGCTGACATGAGTCAGGTAATTAATCTTAATCTTAATGCAGAAGCTACATACATCGAAATTGATTTGGTTGATTGATCAGTTCACCAAAATTTGGAGAAAAGTTCGTGATTTGTCGAAAGCATTGTCCCCATTGAAATAAACAATTGGGCTCTAAAAGATTTGCCATTATTGCAGGTTTTGGCGGATGCTTGGAAACAAGCATGTAATTCTACAACAGCATCTACAATTTTGATTCCAAATGGCACATTTTTATTGAAAGAAGCGAACCTTGAAGGTCCTTGCAAAGCTCCCGTTGAGATTCAAATACAAGGCACCATCAAAGCACCTGAAGATCCTGCACAAATAAGCAAGGATAAGGAATGGATGACAATTATATACGTTGACCAATTGACACTCTCCGGAGGTGGTACCTTGGATGGCCAAGGAGCCAAAGCTTGGACCCAAAATGAATGTCGTGTAAAAACCGAATGCAGCAAACTTCCAAATGTGAGCCAGCTTTTACAACATTGAATACATACCTATGAATGTTTTGCCAACGATACACGAGTTCAATTAGTAATCTGATTGTTGTGCCTTTTTTAACTTGAAATTGCAGACTTTGAGCTTGAATTTCGTCAACAACACTGTCATCCGCGACCTAACTTCTTTGAACAGCAAACTGTTTCACGTGAATCTTTTCGGATGCAACAATATAACATTCCAACACTTCACAATCACAGCACCTGGGGACAGTCCCAACACTGATGGTATTCACATTGGACATTCCACTGGAGTAGTCATCACGGATTCAAACATAGGAACCGGGGACGATTGCATCTCAATTGGCGATGGTGCCAAACAAGTTAACATAAGCAAAGTGACATGTGGACCTGGCCATGGAATCAGTGTTGGAAGTCTTGGAAGGTATGACAATGAACTGCCTGTTGAGGGTATCTTTGTTACCGACTGCACCATCTCCGGTACTTTAAATGGTGTAAGAGTAAAGAGCTGGCCAGCTTCTAAAAGTGGCAGTGCCACCAATATGCACTTTGAAGGTATTATCATGCAAAATGTCAGCAATCCAGTGATCATTGA comes from Coffea eugenioides isolate CCC68of unplaced genomic scaffold, Ceug_1.0 ScVebR1_2482;HRSCAF=3514, whole genome shotgun sequence and encodes:
- the LOC113756772 gene encoding polygalacturonase-like, giving the protein MARALDIILLCSWLFFTCIAQAQTGPIDVTQLGAKPDGSADMSQVLADAWKQACNSTTASTILIPNGTFLLKEANLEGPCKAPVEIQIQGTIKAPEDPAQISKDKEWMTIIYVDQLTLSGGGTLDGQGAKAWTQNECRVKTECSKLPNTLSLNFVNNTVIRDLTSLNSKLFHVNLFGCNNITFQHFTITAPGDSPNTDGIHIGHSTGVVITDSNIGTGDDCISIGDGAKQVNISKVTCGPGHGISVGSLGRYDNELPVEGIFVTDCTISGTLNGVRVKSWPASKSGSATNMHFEGIIMQNVSNPVIIDQEYCPNNQCTNTAPSSVKIAQVSFKNITGTSATPAVVTLLCSKSIPCEGVEVADIDLAYNGNQGNVSSNCANVKPALSGKLNPPICANATVPAQAA